AGGAACGAAAAGGAAACGCAAAACCGCTGCTGCGGTGGTCGCGTCTGGTGTGTCCAGGTACCGTGTTGAGAAATTGGTTTGCCGTTATGCGACACCCTTATTAAATTACCtgacacccccccccccccccctcccccacctgGGTGGTTGATCGATGGAATGCTGCACGCCAAAAATCGCTACTGTACGCACGCTAACCATTTTATCTTTGCAGGATATTTGCGGTATCATTTGTGCCGTCCTAACGTGGGGTTTGATGTAAGTTGCGGGACTGTGCGGTCGGCATTGTTGTTTACTTACTGGCCTGCTTATGTATTTGCAGATTGTATGCAGAATTTGTTGTTACAATGGTGATCCTGCTGCCCCATCCTTACAAGGCATATCGgtacattaattttattatctttAACACGGGATCGTTCCTGGCGTTTGCATCCCATCTTCGAACAATGCTGTCCGATCCGGTAAGTGTTGTGAGTGAGTAATAGTTGGTGGTGATTACAAGCTTAGGCACCCAATTTCTAATGTCTTGAGCTTGTCCAGTAAGTCTGTTAGGGTACAGTGATTGTAACGATAATGAACTTGAGGTTGCTGATAACAATATCTTAGCTTCCGGATTTGCTGATTCATGATAACGGATCGAGCGATTGGTCATGCCGGGTGTTTTTCTTAAACACCATGCATTTaacttttaaatgtttgcGTACCGCTTTGGGAAGTCAGACGTCGGCAATATCAAATAACGGTCTCACAGGACTTTGAATTACGATACTTAGAAAGGTCGGTTAGATGTACCGAACTCGACATTCCTGTACTCTAAGTAACCTACTAACATGGAGCGTTCTAGCCAAGATCTTTAGGTTCATCGCGGAGAACAGACCAGGCAATCTCTGTTTGTCTACGTCGGATCGGATTCAATTGATTCCTAAttcaacacaaataaaaaatcgaaTCCGAATCCGGATGGAATACCAATCCGAATCGTATCCCAATCGGATCGAACCCTTCAATGGTGCTTCAAATCGAACCCAATTATGGTGGCCCATTTAATCttaatttacttttataaatttctatttaaaacatcaaaagaatAGTGTGCGATGCTTCCCAGTCATGCAATGCAATGAGAGGTTTAATTTATCCACcattattattcaaaaataatttgcttTCCTCCAACGAAGGGTGCTGTACCGAAAGGTAACGCTACGAAGGAAATGATCCAGCAGCTCGGCTACCAGGAGGGACAGGTGTTTTTCAAGTGTCCCAAATGCTGCAGTATTAAGCCGGAACGTGCGCATCACTGTTCCGTGTGTCAGCGGTGTATACGCAAGATGGACCATCACTGTCCATGGATAAACAATTGTGTTGGGGAGAATAATCAAaagttttttgtactttttacGGTAAGTTGTGGCCTCGCTAATTCTTCCAGCGAATGTGATGATGTGAATTGCTAATTGAATTGCCCTTTTTTATCCATACCAGTTTTACATCGCATTCATTTCCATCCATTCGATATTTCTGGCTGTTAATCAGTTCTGTCTGTGCATCAAGAATGAGTGGCGAGAATGTTCGAACTATTCGCCACCGGCCACGGTGATATTGCTGCTCTTCCTGATACTGGAAGCGCTACTGTTTGCCGTCTTCACGATGATCATGCTCGGCACCCAGCTGAACGCCATCTGGACCGATGAAACGGTATGGAAGCCATTCTCTGCCTAGTTATAGAAGcatttttcacaaaacaaatcttattttcctttttttcctcctcgtcAAAAATCATCGCACACAGGGCATCGAGCAACTGAAGAAGGAGGAAGCCCGATGGGTGAAGAAGTCACGCTGGAAAAGTTTTCAGGCCGTGTTTGGCCATTTCTCGCTGGCCTGGTTTTCACCGTTTACACAACCGCTAAGAGCAAAGCacgaaaattatttatattcagtctaataaaaacacaaaaccacacacataaaaaaactaaattgaCTTAACAATACACGTGTCGGTCCCTTTGCGTACCTCCACCGAGCGGTCCTTTCCGGTGTGGCATTTCCCTGAACGGATGAGGAACTTTGTGAAGCTTCTTTCCCAGATAATTTCCTGTGTAAAATTTATTAGCAGCTCTGGACTAAACCACCAACGGCTCTCACTGTCACTGCCGTGCTCTGTTCATCTTTCGCATtagcttcttttgcttcttctcaTTGACGGGAGCATCTTCGGTTGGGTCGCCTTGGAAAAATTGTTTGCCAACCGTTTGCCACAGCAGCCAGCCTGCCCGTaccggaagcagcagcattagCAGCCAGAAGAATTCGGACAGAATCGATAATAGCTGTGTGCCCGAGGTCAGGATGACGATGTCTTTCACGTGTCTGCATGATAAGGGAAATGTGTGCGGCATGAGAGAATGGTGGTTCGACACTTTTCTAAGCGGTACTTACTCCGTGACACCACCCTCTATATTAAGATCCGTTCCCGTTTCGATGATATCACCTTTTTCGGTCAGTTTCGGTTTGCTCACCAAAACCATAAAGTAATAGCTGGCTCCATGCGCTACAAGGCACAGAACCGTCATGACCTgatgaaaggaagaaaagtatTATGTACAGTCCAATGTTCTTAAACGCCCTGCATTGGTACGTACCGCTGCCAGGGTGGAAAGCTCGGCGTAAACAGCGAAACCGAGGAATTGTACCGCACTCGCGATGAGTGACATGTTTCGATAAAACTTCACTGTGGCCACATTCTCTTCCACGAtctgtttgcttcctttggtAGCTTTCTTTTTGggtggttgttgctgctggtaagGAAAAGCGATCGTTAGTAAAGCTGCGGAGGGTTGCTAGCAACATTATTTTCCAAACAAGGCATT
This genomic window from Anopheles maculipalpis chromosome 2RL, idAnoMacuDA_375_x, whole genome shotgun sequence contains:
- the LOC126558719 gene encoding palmitoyltransferase ZDHHC3 → MEYEYMLMRNEKETQNRCCGGRVWCVQDICGIICAVLTWGLILYAEFVVTMVILLPHPYKAYRYINFIIFNTGSFLAFASHLRTMLSDPGAVPKGNATKEMIQQLGYQEGQVFFKCPKCCSIKPERAHHCSVCQRCIRKMDHHCPWINNCVGENNQKFFVLFTFYIAFISIHSIFLAVNQFCLCIKNEWRECSNYSPPATVILLLFLILEALLFAVFTMIMLGTQLNAIWTDETGIEQLKKEEARWVKKSRWKSFQAVFGHFSLAWFSPFTQPLRAKHENYLYSV
- the LOC126559361 gene encoding transmembrane protein 208; the encoded protein is MSLIASAVQFLGFAVYAELSTLAAVMTVLCLVAHGASYYFMVLVSKPKLTEKGDIIETGTDLNIEGGVTEHVKDIVILTSGTQLLSILSEFFWLLMLLLPVRAGWLLWQTVGKQFFQGDPTEDAPVNEKKQKKLMRKMNRARQ